A genome region from Halorussus pelagicus includes the following:
- a CDS encoding DUF7474 family protein produces MPRFDYPCPDCRTTSNLHGPDCEFEGASWSDIEKAYTDLVAVLSANALPEETLHEAIHGRWSNLHKAALDRLVHEQRVMETEDGHLELLTAAEYKEHVTDPNVEPIKTVARKGSVPGAHDNAVFAMIAWYEMVGLSWNETRERVVDWLRETGTWTRGGFEEASPQELVNKKRHVYESSYGWKEKAEAAKAVIDRSL; encoded by the coding sequence GTGCCGCGGTTCGACTACCCCTGCCCCGACTGCCGGACGACGAGCAACCTCCACGGTCCCGACTGCGAGTTCGAGGGCGCGTCGTGGTCCGACATCGAGAAGGCCTACACCGACCTCGTGGCGGTCCTCTCAGCCAACGCACTCCCCGAGGAGACGCTTCACGAGGCGATTCACGGCCGGTGGAGCAACCTCCACAAGGCCGCGCTGGACCGACTGGTCCACGAACAGCGCGTCATGGAGACCGAGGACGGCCACCTCGAACTGCTGACCGCCGCCGAGTACAAGGAACACGTCACCGACCCGAACGTCGAACCCATCAAGACCGTCGCCCGGAAGGGGTCGGTACCGGGTGCCCACGACAACGCCGTCTTCGCCATGATAGCGTGGTACGAGATGGTCGGTCTCTCGTGGAACGAGACCCGCGAGCGCGTCGTCGATTGGCTCCGCGAGACGGGGACGTGGACCCGCGGCGGGTTCGAAGAGGCCTCGCCCCAAGAACTCGTGAACAAGAAGCGCCACGTCTACGAGTCGAGCTACGGCTGGAAGGAGAAGGCCGAGGCCGCGAAGGCAGTCATCGACCGGAGTCTGTAG
- a CDS encoding DUF5789 family protein produces MTLQQATELLRDHEYPATTDQLTDSYGDFELDLPNGSETLGDVFGRVESETFGTPGEAEETLYSAVSGKAIGRKGYSDRDPTTLGTTGPAQVSF; encoded by the coding sequence ATGACACTGCAACAGGCGACCGAACTGCTCCGCGACCACGAGTACCCCGCGACGACCGACCAACTCACCGACTCCTACGGCGACTTCGAACTCGATCTCCCGAACGGGAGCGAGACGCTGGGCGACGTGTTCGGCCGCGTCGAGTCCGAAACGTTCGGCACCCCAGGCGAGGCCGAGGAGACCCTCTACTCGGCGGTCAGCGGCAAGGCAATCGGTCGGAAGGGGTACAGCGACCGTGACCCGACGACGCTCGGGACGACGGGTCCGGCCCAAGTTTCGTTCTAA
- a CDS encoding DUF7561 family protein produces the protein MTTEPCEGCGEQVTIAGGIANLWTLENDSTGGMTLEFDADGSEHFLCFDCIDGLPDDPRAEDVASLGES, from the coding sequence ATGACCACGGAACCCTGCGAAGGATGCGGCGAGCAGGTCACGATTGCTGGCGGCATCGCCAACCTCTGGACGCTCGAAAACGACTCGACGGGCGGGATGACGCTGGAGTTCGACGCCGACGGGAGCGAACACTTCCTCTGTTTCGACTGCATCGACGGGCTTCCGGACGACCCGAGGGCTGAGGACGTGGCGTCGCTCGGCGAGTCTTAG
- a CDS encoding YkgJ family cysteine cluster protein: protein MEVNCEGCAGCCIDWRAIAPAASDHERRGPREPLDDAYNLVPLTRDDARVFLDAGLADALTPRLWRDESGVEIDGVSVSAIDGKPAFFLGLRKPPKPVGPFDTDPSWLPTCVFLDPTTLQCRIHGEDTYPEECADYPGHNLAVEQETECERVESAFGGTRLVDDDPPEDLPGFLLGPQAIGQKVFVFPDAERLSGVVGRAEEGEVTDEDRALFVAAAVASAPGTTTVNREKFERALPRAREADSWAGRAIADWEARAREEGAPADEPESAEEVEVARGAPETPGW from the coding sequence ATGGAGGTCAACTGCGAGGGCTGTGCGGGATGTTGCATCGACTGGCGGGCGATTGCGCCCGCCGCGAGCGACCACGAGCGGCGGGGACCGCGCGAGCCGCTGGACGACGCCTACAACCTCGTACCGCTGACCCGCGACGACGCTCGCGTGTTCCTCGACGCGGGGCTGGCCGACGCGCTGACGCCGCGGCTCTGGCGCGACGAGTCGGGCGTCGAAATCGACGGCGTGTCAGTCTCGGCCATCGACGGTAAGCCCGCCTTCTTCCTGGGGCTTCGAAAGCCGCCGAAACCGGTGGGACCGTTCGACACCGACCCGTCGTGGCTCCCGACCTGCGTCTTCCTCGACCCGACGACCCTCCAGTGTCGGATTCACGGCGAGGACACCTACCCCGAGGAGTGCGCGGACTACCCCGGCCACAATCTCGCGGTCGAACAGGAAACCGAGTGCGAGCGCGTGGAGAGTGCGTTCGGCGGGACTCGACTAGTGGACGACGACCCGCCAGAGGACCTGCCGGGGTTCCTGCTCGGCCCGCAGGCCATCGGCCAGAAGGTGTTCGTCTTCCCCGACGCCGAGCGACTGTCGGGCGTCGTCGGCCGCGCGGAAGAGGGCGAAGTCACCGACGAGGACCGCGCGCTGTTCGTCGCGGCCGCCGTCGCCTCCGCGCCGGGTACGACGACGGTGAACCGCGAGAAGTTTGAGCGCGCGCTCCCGAGGGCGCGCGAGGCCGACTCGTGGGCCGGGCGGGCAATCGCCGACTGGGAAGCGCGCGCCAGAGAGGAGGGCGCTCCGGCCGACGAACCCGAGTCTGCCGAGGAGGTCGAGGTCGCGCGCGGCGCTCCCGAAACGCCGGGATGGTAG
- a CDS encoding aldo/keto reductase: MTTIPSPGLGTSGNDNAEQCAETVRTALEIGYRHLDTAQMYDNEAAVGDGVAASEVPREDVFLVTKVLPSNLAPEDVRETTEASLDRLGVDTVDLLYVHWPMKAYDAEATLPVFDELYDEGRAENVAVSNFTTDLLAEAREILDAPVVANQVEMHPLLPQDDLLSFCRERDITVVAYSPLMQGEAGDMDALADIADDRDTTPEAVSLAWLRQRDGVVPIPKATGEDHLRANFETPTLSAEEVARIDAIEERERLIDPDDAAWN, from the coding sequence ATGACGACCATTCCGAGTCCGGGTCTTGGCACCTCCGGCAACGACAACGCCGAGCAGTGCGCCGAGACGGTTCGGACGGCGCTCGAAATCGGCTACCGACACCTCGACACCGCCCAGATGTACGACAACGAGGCCGCGGTCGGCGACGGCGTCGCCGCCAGCGAGGTCCCCCGCGAGGACGTGTTCCTCGTCACGAAGGTCCTCCCCTCGAACCTCGCGCCCGAGGACGTGCGCGAGACGACCGAAGCGAGTCTCGACCGCCTCGGCGTGGACACCGTGGACCTGCTGTACGTCCACTGGCCGATGAAGGCCTACGACGCCGAAGCGACCCTACCAGTGTTCGACGAGTTGTACGACGAGGGGAGAGCCGAGAACGTCGCGGTCAGCAACTTCACGACCGACCTGCTGGCGGAAGCCCGAGAGATTCTGGACGCCCCCGTCGTCGCCAATCAGGTCGAGATGCACCCGCTACTTCCCCAAGACGACCTGCTTTCGTTTTGCCGGGAGCGCGACATCACCGTCGTCGCGTACTCGCCGCTGATGCAGGGCGAGGCGGGCGACATGGACGCGCTGGCCGACATCGCCGATGACCGCGACACCACGCCGGAAGCTGTCAGTCTTGCGTGGCTCCGCCAGCGCGACGGCGTGGTCCCGATTCCGAAAGCCACCGGCGAGGACCACCTCCGGGCCAACTTCGAGACTCCGACTCTCTCCGCGGAGGAAGTGGCACGAATCGACGCCATCGAGGAGCGCGAGCGACTGATAGACCCCGACGACGCGGCGTGGAACTGA
- a CDS encoding MFS transporter: MTDRARWPSSLASDRLPSSPVLKYYCYQATVSFGFFSPIFTLFLLDRGLDYTAIASLSVLYAVLTVVGEIPTGYVGDRLGRRASLLLSSAFMTLSILGFAVVRSYAGLAALYVLWTLSTVFRSGTDDAWLYDALDAERDADRFAHVRGRGQSVRQAVTVVTMLAGGVLYSVRPTLPFVASGILNGAGVVVLLTLPKNRQFASERRGDRETFAVLDALPVLREQLTRPSLRWFVAYAALFFGVVAAADTYVQPISTDTLGVPVASMGLLYAAFAGVSAVTSYYAGAVQDRLGVDGAVLAVPLVLGVALVAPLLWPLLALPTFFILKGSRSLLHPIVTHHVNDEVESVGRATVLSAASMAYALVKLPLYLLGGAVADTASALVAVGVLGGVFLAGIAVVRALASPVERARDG, encoded by the coding sequence GTGACCGACCGCGCTCGCTGGCCCTCGTCGCTCGCGTCCGACCGACTCCCGTCCTCGCCAGTTCTGAAGTATTACTGCTATCAGGCGACGGTCTCGTTCGGGTTCTTCTCGCCAATCTTCACCCTGTTCCTGCTTGACCGGGGTCTCGACTACACCGCTATCGCGTCGCTGAGCGTGCTGTACGCCGTGCTGACCGTTGTCGGGGAGATACCGACGGGCTACGTCGGCGACCGACTCGGCAGGCGGGCCAGTCTCCTGCTGAGTTCGGCGTTCATGACCCTCTCGATTCTCGGGTTCGCGGTCGTCCGGTCGTACGCCGGTCTCGCGGCCCTCTACGTCCTCTGGACGCTCTCGACTGTCTTTCGGTCGGGGACCGACGACGCGTGGCTCTACGACGCGCTGGACGCCGAGCGCGACGCCGACCGCTTCGCCCACGTCCGCGGCCGGGGGCAGTCGGTCCGGCAGGCCGTCACCGTCGTCACCATGCTCGCGGGCGGCGTCCTCTACAGCGTTCGCCCGACGCTCCCCTTCGTCGCCTCGGGGATTCTTAACGGCGCAGGCGTGGTGGTACTGCTCACACTCCCGAAGAACCGCCAGTTTGCCAGCGAGCGACGAGGCGACCGCGAGACGTTCGCCGTTCTCGACGCGCTCCCGGTCCTCCGCGAGCAGTTGACGCGCCCGTCGCTCCGGTGGTTCGTCGCGTACGCCGCGCTCTTCTTCGGCGTCGTCGCGGCGGCCGACACCTACGTCCAGCCGATTAGCACCGACACGCTCGGCGTTCCAGTCGCCTCGATGGGACTGCTGTACGCGGCTTTCGCGGGCGTCTCGGCGGTGACGAGCTACTACGCCGGGGCGGTGCAGGACCGCCTCGGCGTGGACGGGGCGGTTCTCGCGGTGCCGCTGGTCCTCGGCGTCGCGCTAGTCGCGCCCCTGTTGTGGCCGCTGCTCGCGCTCCCGACGTTCTTCATCCTGAAAGGGTCGCGCTCGCTCCTCCACCCCATCGTCACCCACCACGTCAACGACGAGGTGGAGTCCGTCGGGCGCGCGACGGTCCTGAGCGCGGCGTCGATGGCCTACGCGCTGGTCAAACTCCCGCTGTATCTCCTCGGCGGTGCGGTCGCCGACACCGCCTCCGCGCTGGTCGCGGTCGGCGTCCTCGGCGGCGTCTTCCTCGCCGGAATCGCAGTCGTCCGGGCGCTCGCCTCGCCAGTCGAGAGAGCGCGCGACGGGTGA
- a CDS encoding DNA polymerase sliding clamp → MFKAIVSADTLKNTIDSVGVLVDECKIHLEEDGLAIRAVDPANVGMVDLELDAAAFESYEADGGIIGVNLDRLEDIAGMASGDQPVHLELDEETRKLHIQIDGLEYTLALIDPDSIRQEPDIPDLDLSAEIVVEGKDIDRSVTAADMVSDHISLAVDPDEETFVVEAEGDTDDVRLELDRDDLVDLQAGDARSLFSLDYLKDMNKAIPSDAEVTVELGEEFPVKLHFDIAEGQGNVTFMLAPRIQSD, encoded by the coding sequence ATGTTTAAGGCTATCGTGAGCGCCGACACGCTCAAGAATACTATCGATTCCGTGGGCGTGCTGGTGGACGAGTGCAAAATCCACCTCGAAGAGGACGGTCTCGCTATTCGTGCAGTAGACCCCGCCAACGTGGGGATGGTGGACCTCGAACTCGACGCGGCGGCTTTCGAATCCTACGAGGCCGACGGCGGTATCATCGGCGTGAATCTCGACCGACTCGAAGACATCGCTGGCATGGCCAGCGGCGACCAGCCGGTTCACCTCGAACTCGACGAAGAGACCCGCAAGCTTCACATCCAGATCGACGGGCTGGAGTACACGCTCGCGCTCATCGACCCCGACTCCATCCGGCAGGAACCCGATATTCCGGACCTCGACCTCTCGGCGGAAATCGTCGTCGAGGGCAAGGACATCGACCGCTCGGTTACGGCCGCCGACATGGTCAGCGACCACATCTCGCTGGCGGTTGACCCCGACGAGGAGACGTTCGTCGTGGAGGCCGAGGGCGACACCGACGACGTGCGCCTCGAACTCGACCGCGACGACCTCGTGGACCTGCAGGCCGGGGACGCCCGCTCGCTGTTCAGCCTCGACTATCTCAAGGACATGAACAAGGCCATCCCGAGCGACGCCGAGGTCACGGTCGAACTCGGCGAGGAGTTCCCCGTCAAGCTTCACTTCGACATCGCGGAGGGACAGGGCAACGTCACCTTCATGCTCGCGCCGCGGATTCAGAGCGACTAA
- a CDS encoding DUF5784 family protein, translating into MASPLRFRRSTERWTEEKVERDLYDPLDEKFGAELLTPHYAGPSGYETRRIEMGNGDLALFCWNDDESVAYWLGNTETPSTLWRTEKYTFEEIPYTVARWAQRELLGDLQTEAPWLADYEHLSWFFLPVLFSKDGRHSSRTFFQDHAMGFPDATYDDALAFYEEFLNTGALDEHRYEMASKLGTSPQVDPVRMASAMSEFTAAKVLTDAGYDVTPEIEVTTGHSLDFRAESPGNGHESPLVEVTRPRPPTRRHADTPIAAVRETAETKTSGQLEKHGGGAVLFVDCSGFRDDEWNAVRGEQPAVRHRPAVVFRARPSGKVEAYSKGSVPLDLGGAVKWV; encoded by the coding sequence GTGGCAAGTCCGCTCCGCTTTCGCCGCTCTACGGAGCGGTGGACCGAAGAGAAGGTCGAACGAGACCTCTACGACCCGTTAGACGAGAAGTTCGGTGCCGAACTACTGACGCCCCACTACGCCGGGCCGTCGGGGTACGAAACCCGACGCATCGAGATGGGAAACGGCGACCTCGCGCTGTTCTGCTGGAACGACGACGAGAGCGTCGCCTACTGGTTGGGCAACACCGAGACGCCCTCTACGCTCTGGCGCACCGAGAAGTACACGTTCGAGGAGATTCCCTACACCGTCGCTCGTTGGGCACAGCGCGAACTGCTGGGCGACCTCCAGACCGAAGCCCCGTGGCTGGCCGACTACGAACACCTCTCGTGGTTCTTCCTCCCGGTGCTGTTCTCGAAGGACGGCCGACACTCCTCGCGGACGTTCTTCCAGGACCACGCGATGGGGTTCCCGGACGCGACCTACGACGACGCGCTGGCGTTCTACGAGGAGTTCTTGAACACGGGTGCGCTCGACGAGCATCGCTACGAGATGGCGTCGAAACTCGGCACCAGTCCGCAGGTAGACCCGGTGCGGATGGCCTCCGCGATGAGCGAGTTTACCGCGGCGAAGGTGCTGACCGACGCCGGGTACGACGTGACGCCCGAAATCGAGGTGACGACAGGCCACTCGTTGGACTTCCGGGCGGAGTCGCCCGGTAACGGTCACGAATCGCCATTGGTCGAAGTGACGCGACCACGACCGCCGACGCGCCGCCACGCCGACACGCCGATTGCCGCGGTGCGCGAGACGGCCGAGACGAAGACCTCGGGCCAACTCGAAAAGCACGGCGGCGGCGCGGTGCTGTTCGTGGACTGCTCGGGGTTCCGCGACGACGAGTGGAACGCGGTCCGCGGCGAGCAACCCGCGGTGCGCCATCGCCCCGCGGTGGTCTTCCGGGCGCGACCCTCCGGCAAGGTCGAGGCCTACAGCAAGGGGTCGGTCCCGCTGGACCTCGGCGGTGCCGTGAAGTGGGTGTAG
- a CDS encoding PHP domain-containing protein, whose translation MSVFADLHVHTTNSDGEMRLSEVPEAAREAGVSVVAVTDHDRLHPELPTPVTAFEGVTVVHGVELRVEPESGERVDLLGYGVSPTDELTAELDRIQTDRKERGRKIIQNVEDHLGIELGLEPREGLGRPHVARAVVDHPESGYDEMSAVFDDLIGNDGPCFVARDVTSFERGVELLSAACGLVGLAHPYRYDDPEAALELTADLDAVERYYPYDEEVDPRPVERAIAEHDLIPTGGTDAHGHELGEAGLSKPEYRHFRSSVNLSPERRG comes from the coding sequence ATGAGCGTCTTCGCGGACCTACACGTCCACACGACCAACTCCGACGGCGAGATGCGCCTGTCGGAGGTGCCCGAGGCCGCCCGCGAGGCGGGCGTCTCCGTCGTGGCCGTCACCGACCACGACCGCCTGCATCCCGAACTGCCGACGCCGGTCACGGCCTTCGAGGGCGTGACGGTGGTCCACGGCGTCGAACTGCGCGTCGAACCCGAATCGGGCGAGCGCGTGGACCTGTTGGGCTACGGCGTCTCCCCGACCGACGAACTCACGGCCGAACTCGACCGCATCCAGACCGACCGAAAGGAGCGCGGCCGGAAGATTATCCAGAACGTCGAGGACCACCTTGGCATCGAACTCGGTCTCGAACCGCGCGAAGGACTCGGGCGACCCCACGTCGCCCGCGCCGTCGTGGACCACCCCGAAAGCGGGTACGACGAGATGAGCGCCGTGTTCGACGACCTCATCGGCAACGACGGACCCTGCTTCGTCGCGCGCGACGTGACCTCGTTCGAGCGCGGCGTCGAACTGCTCTCGGCGGCCTGCGGACTGGTCGGTCTCGCGCACCCGTACCGCTACGACGACCCCGAAGCGGCGCTCGAACTGACCGCCGACCTCGACGCCGTCGAGCGATACTACCCCTACGACGAGGAGGTAGACCCGCGGCCGGTCGAGCGCGCCATCGCCGAACACGACCTGATTCCCACCGGTGGGACCGACGCCCACGGTCACGAACTCGGCGAGGCGGGTCTCTCGAAGCCCGAATATCGCCACTTCCGGTCGTCGGTGAATCTATCCCCCGAGCGCAGAGGTTAA
- a CDS encoding helicase C-terminal domain-containing protein, translating to MNADRIIEEFPAPSYRGNQRSALSDIADAFDDGNDVVLVRAPTGSGKSLLARAIAGCARRPDDAAPSDATGAYYTTPQVSQLDDVAEDDLLDDLKIIRGKRNYSCILPGETDTPVDRAPCAREKGYDCSVKHRCPYFSDRAIASNREIAAMTLAYFMRTAGSEVFRKRDCVVIDEAHGLAEWAEMYAAIDLNPRTVPIWDDLKVPEMTDVDRAVEYADRLQNRCRREKDELVAQQELDPHEAAERDRLQELIGELDWFVEDYRNSDSATTWVVDQPDGGGSGVTIKPMNPERYLSHTVWERGNKFALLSATILNKQAFCRQVGLDPENVALVDVGHTFPVENRPLYDVTQGKMTYEHREDTLPDIARTVVRVMQAHRGEKGIVHAHSYAIQERLADRLAEFGVGDRIRTHDKDDRDAQLDSWKATDGEEVFLSVKMEEALDLKDDLARWQVVCKAPFLNTRDSRVAHRLQEGQWAWYYRTALRTVIQACGRVVRSPDDYGATYLADSSLLQVFDRAETDTPDWFREQIDRMSRPDFPEFDPQRASQSADGAGASGRRNRTRSRSSGLSGSASGGRSSGSTSASGQSSGGQSTGGQSSGSASSGTSSDNSSTGRKSPMADVWDDSV from the coding sequence GTGAACGCCGACCGGATAATCGAGGAGTTCCCCGCGCCCTCCTATCGGGGCAACCAGCGCTCGGCCCTCTCGGACATCGCGGACGCCTTCGACGACGGCAACGACGTGGTGCTGGTGCGCGCGCCGACCGGGAGCGGCAAGTCCCTGCTGGCGCGGGCCATCGCGGGGTGTGCGCGCCGCCCGGACGACGCCGCCCCGAGCGACGCGACGGGGGCCTACTACACCACGCCGCAGGTCTCTCAACTGGACGACGTGGCCGAGGACGACCTGTTGGACGATTTGAAGATAATCCGGGGCAAGCGAAACTATTCGTGCATCCTGCCGGGCGAGACCGACACCCCGGTCGATAGGGCACCCTGCGCCCGCGAGAAGGGGTACGACTGCTCGGTCAAACACCGCTGTCCATACTTTTCGGACCGCGCGATTGCGAGCAACCGCGAAATCGCGGCGATGACGCTGGCGTACTTCATGCGCACCGCGGGGTCGGAGGTGTTCCGCAAGCGCGACTGCGTGGTGATAGACGAGGCCCACGGTCTCGCGGAGTGGGCCGAGATGTACGCGGCCATCGACTTGAATCCCCGGACGGTGCCAATCTGGGACGACCTGAAAGTGCCCGAGATGACCGACGTGGACCGCGCCGTCGAGTACGCCGACCGACTCCAGAATCGGTGTCGCAGGGAGAAAGATGAACTCGTCGCCCAGCAGGAGCTGGACCCCCACGAGGCCGCCGAGCGCGACCGACTGCAGGAACTCATCGGCGAGTTGGACTGGTTCGTGGAAGACTATCGGAACTCCGACAGCGCGACGACGTGGGTCGTCGATCAACCCGACGGCGGGGGAAGCGGCGTCACCATCAAGCCGATGAACCCCGAGCGCTACCTCAGCCACACCGTCTGGGAGCGGGGCAACAAGTTCGCGCTCCTCTCGGCGACCATCCTGAACAAGCAGGCGTTCTGTCGGCAGGTCGGTCTCGACCCCGAGAACGTCGCGCTGGTGGACGTGGGCCACACGTTCCCGGTCGAGAACCGGCCGCTCTACGACGTGACGCAGGGGAAGATGACCTACGAACACCGCGAGGACACCCTGCCGGACATCGCGCGCACCGTGGTCCGGGTGATGCAGGCCCACCGCGGCGAGAAGGGCATCGTCCACGCCCACTCCTACGCGATTCAGGAGCGCCTCGCGGACCGCCTCGCCGAGTTCGGCGTCGGCGACCGAATCCGAACCCACGACAAGGACGACCGCGACGCGCAACTCGACTCGTGGAAGGCCACCGACGGTGAGGAGGTGTTCCTCTCGGTCAAGATGGAGGAGGCCCTCGACCTGAAAGACGACCTCGCGCGCTGGCAGGTCGTCTGCAAGGCCCCGTTTCTCAACACCCGCGACTCCCGCGTCGCCCACCGACTCCAAGAAGGCCAGTGGGCGTGGTACTATCGGACCGCGCTCCGGACCGTGATTCAGGCCTGCGGCCGGGTGGTCCGGTCGCCCGACGACTACGGCGCGACCTACCTCGCGGATTCGAGTCTCCTCCAAGTCTTCGACCGCGCCGAGACCGACACGCCCGACTGGTTCCGCGAGCAGATAGACCGCATGAGCCGCCCGGACTTCCCGGAGTTCGACCCCCAGCGCGCCAGTCAGTCGGCGGACGGGGCGGGCGCGAGCGGACGCCGCAACCGCACTCGCTCGCGCTCCAGCGGTCTCTCGGGGTCGGCGTCCGGCGGTCGCTCCTCCGGAAGCACGTCGGCCAGCGGGCAGTCGTCGGGCGGCCAATCGACCGGGGGACAGTCCTCGGGGAGCGCTTCGAGTGGAACGTCGTCGGACAACTCTTCGACCGGCCGGAAAAGTCCGATGGCGGACGTGTGGGACGACAGCGTGTAG
- a CDS encoding 4Fe-4S dicluster domain-containing protein, whose protein sequence is MAIDPQFHENREKVDDHEGHDVWGPVDEPEELGIHGTHVAVDFDLCIADGACLEDCPVDVFEWVDTPDHPESEKKADPANEAQCIDCMLCVDVCPVDAIDVDAGRA, encoded by the coding sequence ATGGCCATTGACCCGCAATTTCACGAGAACCGCGAGAAGGTAGACGACCACGAGGGCCACGACGTGTGGGGTCCCGTTGACGAACCCGAGGAACTGGGTATCCACGGCACTCACGTCGCCGTTGACTTCGACCTCTGTATCGCCGACGGCGCGTGCCTGGAGGACTGCCCGGTCGATGTGTTCGAGTGGGTAGACACCCCCGACCACCCCGAGAGCGAGAAGAAGGCCGACCCCGCAAACGAGGCCCAGTGCATCGACTGCATGCTCTGTGTGGACGTGTGTCCCGTTGACGCCATCGACGTGGACGCAGGTCGGGCCTAA
- a CDS encoding cupredoxin domain-containing protein produces MGDFQNESDAERAESLSTDRRGILRALGGVGALAAFAGGVAARERAASVADATDARSPAAARERARQSGDIDPVWGFPALSDETEPPTSVAHEVELQIRPRDAPTPEFVFEPTGLSVEPGDTVRFSYESPHHTVTAYHPAFGYLQRVPDEVPPFSAPALPQGGYWLYTFERSGVYDLHCAPHEIFGHAMRLVVGSTSGPGAEPLPDLCAQQGTAAETQTTMPGTAMPGTATAEATTTAAGGGDSQGDEDGAESGETESSTAEGSEQEGGEEELSPPRVGAYTVLSDSALDPDAIVEEGRVSWDDLDPESKQLFVQIRGFPPC; encoded by the coding sequence ATGGGGGATTTCCAGAACGAATCTGACGCGGAGCGAGCGGAATCGCTATCGACCGACCGGCGCGGCATCCTGCGGGCGCTTGGCGGTGTAGGTGCGCTCGCGGCGTTCGCTGGCGGTGTTGCGGCACGCGAGCGCGCGGCGTCCGTCGCGGACGCGACGGACGCGCGCAGTCCCGCGGCGGCCCGCGAACGGGCGCGACAGAGCGGCGACATCGACCCGGTGTGGGGCTTTCCGGCGCTGTCCGACGAAACCGAACCGCCGACTAGCGTCGCTCACGAGGTGGAACTCCAAATTCGGCCGAGGGACGCGCCGACGCCGGAGTTCGTCTTCGAACCGACCGGTCTCTCCGTCGAACCGGGCGACACGGTGCGGTTTAGCTACGAGTCGCCTCACCACACCGTGACGGCCTACCACCCCGCGTTCGGCTACCTTCAGCGCGTGCCCGACGAGGTGCCGCCGTTCTCGGCCCCGGCGCTCCCGCAGGGTGGCTACTGGCTCTACACGTTCGAGCGGTCGGGCGTCTACGACCTCCACTGCGCGCCCCACGAGATATTCGGCCACGCGATGCGCCTGGTCGTCGGGTCCACGAGCGGACCGGGGGCCGAACCGCTCCCGGACCTCTGCGCCCAACAGGGAACCGCGGCCGAGACGCAGACAACGATGCCCGGCACCGCAATGCCCGGCACCGCGACGGCCGAAGCCACGACGACGGCCGCTGGCGGAGGCGATTCGCAGGGAGACGAAGACGGAGCGGAGAGCGGCGAGACGGAGAGTTCCACGGCAGAAGGGAGCGAACAGGAAGGTGGCGAGGAAGAACTTTCCCCGCCGCGAGTCGGGGCCTACACCGTCCTGTCGGACTCGGCGCTTGACCCCGACGCCATCGTGGAGGAAGGGCGGGTGTCGTGGGACGACCTTGACCCCGAGAGCAAGCAGCTATTCGTCCAGATTCGGGGGTTCCCGCCCTGTTGA
- a CDS encoding DUF5786 family protein has translation MSMGAYDEAEHERRERKNNTVDVSEDDDRTTYHGSVEYDSGDSAEALLDKFEEIKSAK, from the coding sequence ATGTCAATGGGTGCCTATGACGAAGCCGAACACGAACGCCGTGAACGCAAGAACAACACGGTTGACGTTAGCGAAGACGACGACAGAACGACCTATCACGGCTCCGTAGAGTACGATTCGGGCGATTCCGCGGAAGCGCTCCTCGACAAGTTCGAGGAGATAAAGTCGGCTAAATAG
- a CDS encoding DUF6757 family protein, with the protein MRCHYCDRDAAFAPELNGVRVGLCDTHFREQFEYLADTDALASLRKELDVDRAE; encoded by the coding sequence ATGCGGTGTCACTACTGCGACCGGGACGCGGCGTTCGCGCCCGAGTTGAACGGCGTCCGAGTCGGTCTCTGCGACACGCACTTCCGCGAGCAGTTCGAGTATCTCGCGGACACCGACGCGTTGGCCTCCCTCCGCAAAGAGTTAGACGTAGACCGAGCAGAGTAG